The following are encoded together in the Bacillus sp. NP157 genome:
- a CDS encoding GGDEF domain-containing protein yields the protein MAWLRRHARRWLAWAMVACASVHAEPGRIENLDAFLDKAEAIRASDHARFVQMLAQVHADGGSLTPPQHWRLRWLDAWQAQFGGDYVNAEVGLRDIIKHSGHMGLVAKARGLLLSNLAINRRYDEAFSLANVAVDSLPEVQDPDARTTLLSNLAQTLNLGGHPEIAIQYARMMVDEAPAGTSLCRPLNTEMAIRYVAKELHSNSPELDRAIQACTAANMPVLINALMLNRTTLLIEEKKPAEALRLLDSLGASVERVAYYPALISWRFQRAQALAALGRDNEARQLALQARAMFQKGDVDLLLSGVYQVLYEVEKRAGNTTAALAYYQEYVNQDRGYLSDVSARTMAYEAVQQRTLLQKLETDKLARQNSVLQLEKALSVKAVETSRLYIVLLVVIIASIAFWLYRIKRSQLRFKQLSHHDGLTGIFNHQHFMTEAERVLHLLEKRGQHACLILLDLDHFKVVNDTHGHAVGDAVLRRAVATCRQQLRQGDMFGRLGGEEFGVLIANCSPEHGLVVANCVRAAIEASPVEVDGHTVHYSTSVGMASTRISGHGVQRLRRDADAALYRAKRGGRNRVVADLQGDGLVGA from the coding sequence ATGGCCTGGCTGCGCCGGCACGCACGTCGTTGGCTCGCCTGGGCCATGGTCGCGTGCGCGTCGGTGCATGCCGAGCCCGGGCGCATCGAAAACCTCGATGCGTTCCTGGACAAGGCCGAAGCGATCCGCGCATCGGATCATGCTCGCTTCGTGCAGATGCTGGCGCAGGTGCACGCCGACGGCGGCAGCCTCACCCCGCCACAACACTGGCGCCTGCGTTGGCTCGATGCATGGCAGGCCCAGTTCGGCGGCGACTACGTCAATGCCGAGGTCGGCCTTCGCGACATCATCAAGCACTCCGGGCACATGGGCCTGGTGGCGAAGGCCAGGGGATTGCTGCTGTCGAACCTGGCGATCAATCGCCGTTACGACGAAGCGTTCTCGCTGGCCAACGTCGCCGTCGACTCGCTGCCCGAAGTGCAGGATCCAGACGCGCGCACGACGCTGCTGTCGAACCTGGCGCAGACGCTCAACCTGGGTGGCCATCCGGAAATCGCCATCCAGTACGCGCGGATGATGGTCGACGAGGCTCCCGCGGGTACTTCCCTGTGCCGGCCATTGAATACCGAAATGGCGATTCGCTACGTCGCCAAAGAGCTGCACTCGAACAGCCCCGAACTCGATCGCGCCATCCAGGCATGCACGGCCGCGAACATGCCGGTGCTGATCAACGCATTGATGTTGAATCGCACCACGCTGCTCATCGAAGAGAAAAAGCCGGCCGAAGCGCTGCGCCTGCTCGATAGCCTGGGCGCCTCGGTGGAGCGCGTGGCCTATTATCCGGCGCTGATTTCGTGGCGATTCCAGCGTGCGCAGGCCCTCGCCGCGCTCGGGCGCGACAACGAAGCCAGGCAACTCGCGCTGCAGGCCCGCGCGATGTTCCAGAAGGGCGATGTCGACCTGCTCCTCAGCGGCGTCTACCAGGTGCTTTACGAAGTCGAAAAGCGCGCGGGCAACACGACGGCGGCGCTCGCGTACTACCAGGAATACGTCAACCAGGATCGTGGCTACCTGAGCGATGTCAGTGCGCGCACGATGGCCTACGAGGCCGTGCAGCAGCGCACGCTGCTGCAGAAGCTCGAGACCGACAAACTCGCCCGGCAGAACTCCGTGTTGCAGCTGGAGAAGGCGCTGAGCGTGAAGGCCGTGGAGACCAGCCGCCTCTACATCGTGCTGCTTGTCGTGATCATCGCCTCGATCGCGTTCTGGCTCTATCGGATCAAGCGCTCGCAGCTGCGCTTCAAGCAGCTGTCGCACCACGATGGCCTCACCGGGATCTTCAACCACCAGCACTTCATGACCGAAGCCGAGCGTGTCCTGCACCTGCTGGAGAAGCGTGGGCAGCATGCCTGCCTCATCCTGCTGGATCTGGATCACTTCAAGGTGGTGAACGACACGCATGGCCACGCGGTCGGCGACGCGGTATTGCGGCGTGCCGTCGCCACGTGCAGGCAGCAGCTGCGCCAGGGCGACATGTTCGGCCGCCTGGGTGGCGAAGAATTCGGTGTCCTGATCGCCAACTGCTCACCCGAGCATGGCCTCGTGGTTGCCAATTGCGTGCGTGCCGCGATCGAGGCCTCGCCGGTCGAAGTCGACGGCCACACGGTGCATTACTCCACCAGCGTGGGCATGGCGAGCACGCGGATCTCGGGCCACGGCGTGCAGCGACTGCGTCGAGACGCCGATGCGGCGCTCTATCGGGCGAAGCGGGGCGGGCGCAACCGGGTCGTTGCCGACCTGCAGGGCGACGGGCTCGTCGGCGCGTGA